From the Salinimicrobium tongyeongense genome, one window contains:
- a CDS encoding PH domain-containing protein codes for MPDHNFSEPQRQSGVGLVLIFATSLYHIARNLWVIIIYFAFKDLDQRTVFMAGGAILLVLLLSLGYSILYFLNFKFHIDEKNEEFVLQKGVFSTDVINIPFEKIQQVNFRRNILQRIIGVYSVVVETAGSQEKEVEIKALSGEKANALAEKLMARAEEERAEKVEDNQVEAAAAIPPATGKPLPQWEHKVSMFTLVKLGLTSNYLRGVGIIMAFYFTLREQFMFNEELSAQLQEPEAYLTQGGYAFIIFLLLVGMLLTVGETLIKYFGLNLQKYKDTLQVEMGLRNNTRVNLRASRIQLLQVLTNPIQKKMDLYQVNISLASSEDDLDKNQVKIVGLPPGVVKQVKDYFYESGIEENFRISPSKFLLFRKISRGLIPLAVISVFLIFYPQVMFLSWILGVASVYVVLMVVYNYFHYKKLQLGISKEFLIRHSGVWVQKEEYLEIFRLQAVSVSQPLWYKRRGLCKLTFHSAGGDVNFPMVSKAKVQPVLNYLLYKIEVTERAWM; via the coding sequence ATGCCTGATCACAATTTCTCAGAGCCGCAAAGGCAGTCGGGTGTGGGGTTGGTATTGATCTTTGCCACCTCCCTGTATCATATTGCCCGCAACCTGTGGGTGATCATCATTTATTTTGCGTTTAAAGACCTGGATCAGCGAACTGTGTTCATGGCCGGTGGTGCTATTTTGCTGGTATTGCTACTCAGCCTTGGTTACAGTATCCTTTATTTTTTAAATTTCAAATTCCATATTGATGAGAAAAATGAGGAGTTTGTGCTTCAAAAAGGGGTTTTTTCGACCGATGTTATAAACATCCCTTTTGAGAAGATCCAGCAGGTCAACTTCCGAAGGAATATTTTGCAGCGCATTATTGGCGTTTACAGTGTGGTGGTGGAGACCGCCGGGAGCCAGGAGAAGGAAGTGGAGATCAAAGCACTTTCGGGAGAGAAGGCCAATGCTTTAGCTGAAAAGCTGATGGCGCGCGCAGAAGAGGAACGGGCAGAAAAGGTTGAGGACAATCAGGTGGAAGCTGCTGCAGCTATTCCCCCTGCAACAGGCAAACCGCTGCCTCAATGGGAGCACAAAGTGAGCATGTTTACCCTGGTAAAGCTGGGGCTTACCTCAAATTACCTTCGCGGGGTAGGGATCATCATGGCGTTCTATTTTACGCTGCGGGAGCAGTTCATGTTCAATGAAGAGCTTTCTGCGCAGCTACAGGAGCCCGAGGCCTACTTAACACAGGGAGGTTATGCATTCATCATCTTTTTGCTACTGGTGGGAATGCTGTTAACAGTGGGGGAGACGCTTATCAAGTATTTTGGGCTGAATTTGCAAAAGTATAAAGATACCCTGCAGGTTGAAATGGGGCTCAGGAACAACACCAGGGTCAATTTGAGGGCCAGCCGCATCCAGTTGTTACAGGTGCTTACAAATCCTATTCAGAAGAAAATGGATCTGTACCAGGTAAACATTTCCTTGGCCAGCAGTGAAGACGATCTCGATAAGAACCAGGTGAAGATCGTTGGCCTGCCGCCCGGGGTGGTGAAGCAGGTGAAAGATTATTTTTATGAATCGGGTATTGAAGAGAATTTCAGGATCAGCCCGAGCAAATTTTTACTTTTCAGAAAGATTTCCCGCGGATTGATCCCTTTGGCTGTCATTTCGGTTTTTCTGATATTTTATCCGCAGGTCATGTTTCTTTCATGGATCCTGGGAGTAGCTTCAGTTTATGTAGTATTAATGGTGGTTTACAATTATTTTCATTACAAGAAGCTTCAGTTAGGCATTTCCAAAGAATTTTTAATAAGACATTCGGGAGTTTGGGTTCAAAAAGAGGAATATTTAGAGATCTTCAGGTTACAGGCTGTCTCAGTTTCCCAGCCTTTATGGTATAAAAGGAGGGGGCTTTGCAAGCTCACATTTCACTCGGCAGGTGGCGATGTGAACTTTCCCATGGTGAGCAAGGCAAAGGTGCAGCCTGTGCTCAACTACTTGCTCTACAAGATTGAAGTTACTGAAAGAGCCTGGATGTAA
- the uvrA gene encoding excinuclease ABC subunit UvrA: MAVTEEYIDILGARVHNLKNVDVKIPREKLVVITGLSGSGKSSLAFDTIYAEGQRRYIETFSAYARQFLGGLERPDVDKIEGLSPVIAIEQKTTSKSPRSTVGTITEIYDFLRLLFARASDAYSYQTGEKMVSYNDEQIADLILKNFEGKRVNVLAPVIRSRKGHYRELFEQIAKQGFVKVRVDGEVRDIVKGMKLDRYKIHDIEIVVDRLKISSKEDLKKRLFDSIKTAMYHGEDVLMVMNQDNGDIKYFSRNLMCPSSGISYPNPEPNNFSFNSPKGACPLCNGIGTLHKVNEKKIIPDASKSIKNGALAPHGPQKKNWIFSQLQLIAERFDFSLSDPVEKIPKDAMNMILFGGREKFTKESKTLGITREYKIDFEGVATFIEETYEKNESSSLRRWAKEYMDKITCPECEGTRLKKESLYFRVNGQNIAELAQKDIIDLADWFKDINVHLSEKQQKIAAEVIKEISVRLQFLVDVGLNYLSLNRGSKSLSGGEAQRIRLATQIGSQLVGVLYILDEPSIGLHQRDNEKLINSLISLRDLGNSVVVVEHDKDMIERADYVIDIGPQAGRHGGEIISEGTPEEIRKHNTITANYLNGSMKIEVPTERRKGNGKKIDLKGATGNNLQNVSVSFPLGKMIAVTGVSGSGKSTLINETLYPIMNAHYFNGVKKPKPYKSIKGLEHCDKVIDINQTPIGRTPRSNPATYTGVFSEIRNIFAKTPEALIRGYKPGRFSFNVKGGRCETCKGGGLRVIEMNFLPDVYVECETCQGKRFNRETLEIRYKGKSIADVLEMTINEAVVFFENIPKIYRKLKTIRDVGLGYVTLGQQSTTLSGGEAQRIKLATELSKRDTGNTFYILDEPTTGLHFEDIRVLMEVLNRLVNKGNTVLIIEHNLDVIKMADHIIDIGYEGGRNGGKVVAKGTPEEVAKNKKSYTARFLQKELN, from the coding sequence ATGGCAGTTACAGAAGAATATATAGATATACTTGGTGCTAGGGTGCACAACCTGAAAAATGTGGATGTCAAAATTCCCAGGGAAAAACTGGTGGTTATTACAGGACTTTCGGGTTCCGGGAAGTCTTCTTTGGCTTTTGACACTATTTATGCTGAAGGGCAACGCAGATACATTGAAACTTTTTCGGCCTATGCCCGCCAGTTCCTTGGTGGCCTTGAAAGACCCGATGTAGATAAGATTGAAGGTCTTTCTCCCGTCATAGCCATTGAGCAGAAGACCACCAGCAAAAGCCCCAGAAGTACTGTGGGCACCATTACTGAAATCTACGATTTTTTGAGATTGCTTTTCGCCAGGGCCAGTGATGCCTATAGCTATCAAACCGGCGAAAAAATGGTGAGCTACAATGATGAGCAGATTGCCGATTTAATTCTGAAGAATTTTGAAGGAAAAAGAGTGAACGTACTGGCCCCGGTAATAAGGTCCCGAAAAGGGCATTACAGGGAGCTCTTTGAACAAATAGCCAAGCAGGGGTTTGTAAAGGTGAGGGTTGATGGCGAAGTACGGGATATTGTGAAGGGCATGAAACTTGACCGGTACAAGATACATGATATTGAGATTGTTGTAGACCGGTTGAAGATTAGCTCGAAAGAAGATCTCAAAAAGAGGTTATTTGACAGTATCAAAACTGCAATGTACCACGGGGAGGATGTTTTGATGGTGATGAACCAGGATAATGGCGACATCAAGTACTTTAGCCGGAACCTGATGTGCCCCTCTTCCGGAATTTCTTATCCAAATCCTGAACCCAACAATTTCTCCTTCAATTCTCCCAAAGGAGCCTGCCCACTTTGTAATGGCATTGGCACGCTTCATAAGGTTAATGAGAAGAAGATCATTCCCGATGCCTCAAAAAGTATAAAAAACGGGGCTCTCGCCCCGCACGGGCCTCAAAAAAAGAACTGGATCTTTAGTCAGCTCCAGTTAATAGCCGAGCGTTTTGACTTCAGCCTTTCAGACCCCGTAGAGAAAATTCCCAAAGATGCCATGAACATGATCTTGTTCGGCGGCAGGGAGAAGTTCACTAAAGAATCTAAAACCCTTGGTATTACCCGCGAATACAAGATCGATTTTGAAGGGGTGGCAACATTTATTGAAGAGACCTACGAGAAGAATGAATCCTCTTCCCTGCGGCGTTGGGCAAAGGAATATATGGATAAAATAACCTGCCCCGAATGTGAAGGAACGCGCCTCAAAAAGGAATCTTTGTACTTCAGGGTCAATGGGCAAAATATCGCCGAACTTGCTCAAAAAGACATTATTGATCTTGCCGACTGGTTTAAGGACATAAACGTCCATCTTTCAGAAAAACAACAAAAGATTGCTGCTGAAGTTATCAAGGAGATTAGTGTACGTCTCCAGTTTTTGGTAGATGTGGGGCTAAACTACCTTTCCCTTAACCGCGGTTCTAAAAGCCTTTCGGGAGGTGAGGCCCAAAGGATAAGGCTGGCCACTCAAATAGGTTCTCAGCTTGTTGGCGTCCTCTACATTCTCGACGAGCCAAGCATAGGGCTGCATCAACGTGACAATGAAAAACTGATCAATTCCCTAATCTCGCTGCGTGACCTGGGAAATTCTGTTGTTGTGGTTGAACACGATAAAGATATGATTGAGCGTGCCGATTATGTGATTGATATAGGCCCACAGGCAGGAAGGCATGGCGGCGAAATTATAAGCGAAGGTACTCCCGAAGAAATCCGCAAACACAACACCATTACTGCAAACTATCTCAATGGAAGCATGAAAATTGAAGTTCCTACAGAGAGAAGAAAAGGGAATGGTAAAAAAATCGACCTTAAAGGTGCCACCGGAAACAACCTTCAAAACGTTTCGGTAAGCTTCCCATTGGGGAAAATGATCGCGGTAACAGGTGTTTCGGGAAGCGGGAAATCTACGCTTATCAATGAAACCCTCTACCCCATTATGAATGCCCATTATTTTAACGGGGTAAAAAAACCTAAACCATACAAAAGTATTAAAGGGCTTGAGCATTGTGATAAGGTAATAGACATCAACCAGACCCCAATTGGGCGAACTCCAAGATCTAACCCTGCAACTTATACTGGTGTTTTTTCTGAAATCAGGAATATTTTTGCGAAAACGCCTGAAGCACTTATCAGGGGTTATAAACCAGGCCGTTTCAGCTTTAATGTAAAGGGTGGCCGATGTGAAACCTGCAAAGGTGGTGGCCTGCGGGTTATTGAAATGAACTTCTTGCCCGATGTTTATGTGGAATGTGAGACCTGCCAGGGCAAGCGTTTTAACCGGGAAACCCTGGAGATTAGGTACAAAGGAAAATCTATTGCCGATGTGCTCGAAATGACCATTAATGAAGCCGTTGTCTTTTTTGAGAATATCCCAAAGATCTACCGCAAGTTAAAGACAATAAGAGATGTGGGGCTTGGCTATGTGACCCTGGGCCAACAAAGCACAACCCTCTCGGGAGGGGAAGCCCAACGCATCAAGCTGGCTACCGAGCTCTCCAAAAGGGATACCGGTAACACCTTTTATATATTAGACGAACCTACCACAGGCTTGCATTTTGAAGATATCCGGGTATTGATGGAGGTGCTCAACAGGCTGGTAAATAAAGGGAACACAGTACTTATCATTGAGCACAACCTCGATGTTATCAAAATGGCCGATCATATCATTGACATAGGGTACGAAGGAGGAAGAAACGGAGGAAAAGTGGTAGCTAAGGGTACGCCCGAAGAAGTTGCCAAAAACAAGAAAAGCTACACGGCACGCTTTCTTCAAAAAGAACTAAATTAG
- a CDS encoding PH domain-containing protein yields MDPVTSSEFSNFELEVASLPKFEEVKLHPVSKKYLVKLQVGTAISVLFFAVGLFLGYTFLSPQLHVYLNWAVILLVILFSWSIFNNSMYVKRSGYALREQDIIFQRGFLFEKTTVVPFNRIQHVTVERSFLDKMLNIASLKVFTAGGSGSDVSVPGIRPETATSLKGEISGRIYKHA; encoded by the coding sequence ATGGATCCCGTAACCTCTTCGGAATTTTCCAATTTTGAGCTGGAAGTAGCTTCCCTTCCGAAGTTTGAGGAGGTGAAGCTGCACCCTGTTTCAAAAAAATACCTGGTAAAACTGCAGGTAGGTACGGCTATTTCCGTTTTGTTCTTTGCGGTGGGGCTGTTCCTGGGCTACACTTTTTTATCACCTCAGCTTCATGTGTACCTTAACTGGGCTGTTATCCTGCTTGTGATTCTCTTTAGCTGGTCAATTTTTAACAATAGTATGTATGTGAAGCGCAGCGGTTATGCCCTTAGGGAACAGGATATTATTTTTCAACGCGGATTTTTATTTGAAAAGACCACTGTAGTCCCCTTTAACAGGATTCAGCATGTTACTGTAGAGCGGTCTTTTCTGGATAAGATGCTGAATATCGCTTCCTTAAAGGTATTTACTGCCGGAGGATCGGGCAGCGATGTGAGCGTTCCGGGAATAAGACCTGAAACAGCTACCTCTCTAAAAGGGGAAATTTCGGGAAGAATCTATAAACATGCCTGA
- a CDS encoding metalloprotease yields the protein MNKKYPVFTFFALLAFTLFGQHNVIIEAELNDSIKSLYIQQTLEYRNTSNDTLREIYMSDWMNAFSDTRTPLARRFFEDYDRNFHFARDDRRGGTTINTITGNTSNALAWDRPENHPDIIRIVPEKPVAPHEKYVVNLNYVVKIPHNEFTRYGFGSKGNYQLRYWFIAPAVHNKGWKVYSHKNMNDLYLPKLDLDIQLTIPSKLSAVSALKREKIVPQEDKKTVYLSGQERFDTELHLTSEVVFDDIQVDSLHVLTNITASGANPGMKSFYVNRIVSFLQTNLGSYPHPIILATQQDYASNPVYGLNQLPKFLRPFPDGFGYELKQLKNLTENYLENSLLLNPREDKWIFDGIHIYLMMEYIDQYYPDLKLLGSLSEVIGIRWFHAATLDFNDQYPLMYLFAARKHMDQPLSSPQDSLIKFNKNIANPFKAGVGFNYLNKFLEDNTVSYSIKEFFETYKLRPVDDQDFRRILTENAGKDVKWFFTDYVGTRDKIDFKIRSLHKEGDSLRITLKNRTETDVPVQVYGLNDNEVVYKTWVEHSPGVRSVRIPAARVKQVAVNHEGIAPEINRRNNYRTVGGIMNRPLQFRLFKDVEDPRYQQIFFMPQFQYNLYDGLALGLKLYNKTILDRNFEYNFSPLYASKSKTLVGSAGLSHKIYFDENLYMINYGISGSRFSYGYDLMYQRLNPYLSLHFRDSYMRQSPKERILLRNVNVYRDENELTDLEVPDYSVFNINYLYSNPGLVRHFSGSVDFQVAQQFSKSSITLEYRKLLENDRQVNLRFFGGAFLYNDMPNSDYFSFALDRPTDYLFDYSYYGRSETSGIFSQQIIMAEGGFKSNLEPQFANQWITTLNGSTTIWKWIYAYSDVGLVKNKYKSAQLLYDSGIRLSLVQNYFEFFFPVHSSEGWEFNDGNYDQKIRFIATLDIQTLSRLFTRKWL from the coding sequence TTGAATAAGAAATATCCAGTTTTTACCTTTTTTGCCCTTCTTGCATTTACGCTTTTCGGGCAACATAATGTCATCATTGAAGCCGAGCTCAATGATTCTATAAAGTCTTTATACATTCAGCAAACACTGGAGTATAGAAACACCAGCAATGATACGCTTCGGGAAATCTACATGAGCGACTGGATGAATGCGTTCTCGGATACCCGTACGCCTCTTGCCCGCCGGTTCTTTGAAGATTACGACCGAAATTTCCATTTTGCCCGCGACGACAGGCGGGGCGGGACTACCATCAATACCATTACCGGAAACACCTCTAATGCCCTCGCCTGGGATCGCCCCGAAAACCATCCCGATATCATTAGAATTGTTCCTGAAAAACCTGTGGCTCCCCACGAAAAATATGTTGTTAACCTGAACTATGTCGTAAAGATTCCTCATAATGAATTTACGCGGTATGGCTTCGGAAGCAAAGGGAACTACCAGCTAAGATACTGGTTTATTGCACCTGCAGTACACAATAAAGGCTGGAAGGTGTACAGCCATAAGAACATGAACGACCTTTATCTTCCAAAGCTCGATTTAGATATACAACTCACCATCCCGTCAAAACTCTCGGCTGTTTCAGCATTAAAGAGGGAAAAAATTGTGCCTCAGGAAGACAAAAAAACAGTTTACCTTTCGGGGCAGGAAAGATTTGATACTGAACTGCACCTCACTTCCGAAGTTGTTTTTGACGATATACAGGTTGACAGCCTTCACGTGCTTACCAACATTACAGCTAGTGGGGCCAACCCCGGGATGAAGTCATTCTATGTGAACCGCATTGTCAGTTTCCTTCAAACCAATTTGGGCTCTTACCCTCATCCTATTATTCTGGCCACCCAACAGGATTACGCTTCAAATCCGGTTTACGGTCTTAACCAGTTGCCAAAATTTCTTCGGCCCTTTCCCGACGGATTTGGATATGAACTAAAACAGTTAAAAAACCTGACCGAGAACTATCTCGAAAATTCCCTGCTGCTCAACCCGCGGGAAGACAAGTGGATCTTTGACGGTATTCACATATACCTCATGATGGAATATATTGATCAATATTATCCAGATCTTAAATTACTTGGAAGTTTAAGCGAGGTGATAGGGATTCGCTGGTTTCATGCCGCTACGCTTGACTTTAACGACCAGTATCCGCTTATGTACCTCTTCGCCGCCCGAAAGCACATGGACCAGCCTTTAAGCTCGCCTCAGGATTCGTTGATAAAGTTCAATAAAAATATAGCCAATCCTTTTAAAGCTGGGGTTGGTTTCAACTATCTCAACAAATTTCTCGAAGACAATACCGTGTCTTATTCCATTAAAGAATTTTTCGAGACCTATAAACTACGCCCGGTTGATGATCAGGATTTTAGGCGAATCCTTACCGAGAATGCCGGCAAAGACGTGAAATGGTTCTTTACTGACTATGTGGGGACCAGGGATAAAATAGACTTTAAGATACGCAGCCTTCATAAAGAAGGGGATTCCTTGCGAATCACTTTAAAGAACAGAACAGAAACCGATGTTCCTGTTCAGGTTTATGGGCTCAACGACAATGAAGTGGTGTATAAGACCTGGGTAGAACATTCCCCCGGAGTACGCAGTGTGCGTATTCCCGCAGCAAGAGTAAAACAGGTAGCAGTTAACCATGAAGGCATAGCCCCAGAGATTAACCGCAGGAATAACTACAGAACGGTGGGCGGCATCATGAACCGCCCCCTGCAATTCCGACTCTTCAAAGATGTGGAAGACCCCAGGTATCAGCAGATATTTTTCATGCCTCAATTTCAATATAACTTATATGACGGGCTAGCACTTGGATTAAAACTCTACAACAAAACCATTCTAGACCGCAATTTTGAATATAATTTCTCCCCGCTTTATGCCTCCAAGAGTAAGACCCTGGTAGGTAGCGCAGGTCTTTCACACAAGATCTACTTTGATGAAAACCTGTACATGATCAATTACGGGATTTCAGGAAGCAGGTTTTCGTATGGTTATGACCTTATGTATCAAAGGCTCAATCCTTACCTGTCCTTACATTTTCGGGATTCTTACATGAGGCAAAGTCCCAAGGAGAGAATTCTTCTTCGCAACGTGAATGTGTACAGGGACGAAAATGAACTGACCGATCTTGAGGTGCCCGATTACAGTGTGTTTAATATTAACTACCTCTATAGCAATCCGGGGCTGGTAAGGCATTTTTCGGGATCTGTAGATTTTCAGGTGGCCCAGCAGTTCAGCAAATCTTCAATCACCTTAGAATATCGAAAACTTCTGGAAAATGACCGGCAGGTAAACCTTCGTTTCTTCGGGGGAGCTTTCCTTTACAATGATATGCCAAACAGTGATTACTTTAGTTTTGCATTAGACAGGCCTACAGATTATCTCTTCGACTATAGTTACTACGGAAGAAGTGAAACCTCAGGAATTTTCAGCCAGCAAATCATCATGGCCGAAGGAGGCTTTAAATCAAACCTGGAACCGCAGTTTGCCAATCAATGGATCACCACTCTAAACGGAAGCACTACCATCTGGAAATGGATCTACGCCTATAGTGATGTGGGGCTGGTAAAGAATAAGTATAAATCGGCCCAGCTCCTGTACGATTCGGGAATTAGGCTGAGCCTCGTGCAAAATTACTTCGAGTTTTTCTTCCCGGTACATTCCAGTGAGGGGTGGGAATTTAATGATGGAAATTACGACCAGAAAATACGTTTTATTGCTACTCTTGATATCCAGACCCTCTCAAGACTTTTTACACGTAAATGGCTGTAA
- a CDS encoding alpha-ketoacid dehydrogenase subunit alpha/beta, giving the protein MQSETSSKSEISFEDFRAQVISDYKLAVTSRECSLLGRREVLTGKAKFGIFGDGKEVPQLAWAKVFENGDFRSGYYRDQTFMMAIGALNIQQFFAGLYATTNIEQEPNSAGRQMGGHFATHSLNEDGTWKNLTQQKNSSADISPTAGQMPRLLGLAQASKIYRNVEGIETDNFSRNGNEIAWGTIGNASTSEGLFWETINAAGVLQVPMVMNVWDDEYGISVHARHQTTKQSISEVLKGFQRDKGDNNGYEIFTVNGWDYPALIETYENASRLAREEHTPVLIHVQQLTQPQGHSTSGSHERYKSEERLKWEREHDCNVKMREWMIATNIATEQELQDIEKDIKKQVRDGKKAAWEAHMAPVKDKVKDVLPVLQRAADSSQNKTFILQLKKELQENKETLKRDILVATRKALRYLRGENSPAKQELIQFIDKYTEEVRPQYSSHLQSASEYNALNVAPVPPTYDEDSKEVDARLVLRENFDRIFNKYPEALIFGEDTGEIGDVNQGLEGLQEKYGELRVADTGIREATILGQGIGMAMRGLRPIAEIQYLDYLLYALQIMSDDLATLQYRTRGKQKAPLIIRTRGHRLEGIWHSGSPMGGILNLIRGIHVLVPRNMTKAAGFYNTLLESDEPALIIESLNGYRLKEKMPNNLGEFKTPLGVVETLREGSDISLVSYGSTLRLVEQAAKELQEVGIEAEVIDVQTLLPFDLNHDIVKSVAKTNRLLVIDEDVPGGASAFILQKVMEEQDAWRHLDSKPQTLTAKDHRPAYGTDGDYFSKPSVEDIFEKVYNIMNEADPNNFPQLK; this is encoded by the coding sequence ATGCAGAGTGAAACTTCCTCAAAAAGTGAAATTTCTTTTGAAGATTTTAGGGCGCAGGTGATAAGCGATTACAAATTAGCTGTAACCAGTCGGGAGTGCAGTCTCCTGGGAAGACGCGAAGTGCTAACCGGCAAGGCTAAATTTGGAATCTTTGGTGATGGTAAGGAAGTGCCCCAGCTGGCCTGGGCCAAGGTTTTTGAAAATGGAGATTTCAGGTCGGGCTACTATCGTGATCAAACCTTTATGATGGCTATTGGAGCCCTCAATATTCAGCAGTTTTTTGCAGGGCTTTACGCCACCACAAATATTGAACAGGAACCCAACTCGGCAGGAAGGCAAATGGGAGGGCATTTTGCTACCCACAGCCTCAATGAAGATGGCACCTGGAAAAATCTCACCCAGCAAAAAAATTCCAGTGCAGATATCTCTCCCACCGCAGGCCAGATGCCAAGGCTTTTAGGGCTTGCACAGGCTTCAAAGATCTACAGAAATGTTGAAGGAATAGAGACCGATAATTTTTCCAGAAATGGTAACGAGATTGCCTGGGGAACTATTGGAAATGCAAGTACCAGCGAAGGTCTTTTTTGGGAAACCATCAATGCTGCAGGCGTGCTTCAGGTACCCATGGTCATGAACGTGTGGGATGACGAGTACGGAATTTCGGTACATGCGAGGCATCAAACTACCAAACAAAGTATTTCTGAAGTCTTGAAAGGCTTCCAGAGAGATAAAGGAGATAATAACGGCTATGAGATCTTTACGGTAAACGGATGGGACTATCCGGCCCTTATTGAAACTTATGAGAATGCAAGCCGCCTTGCCCGTGAAGAACATACTCCGGTGCTAATTCACGTTCAGCAGCTAACCCAGCCGCAGGGACACTCTACTTCCGGGTCTCACGAGCGTTACAAGAGCGAAGAAAGGCTTAAGTGGGAACGTGAGCACGACTGTAATGTAAAAATGCGGGAATGGATGATTGCCACCAACATTGCTACAGAACAGGAACTGCAGGATATCGAAAAAGATATTAAGAAGCAGGTGCGCGATGGGAAGAAAGCCGCCTGGGAGGCCCACATGGCACCCGTGAAAGACAAGGTCAAAGATGTACTGCCGGTGTTGCAAAGAGCAGCTGATAGCAGCCAGAACAAAACCTTCATCCTTCAGTTAAAGAAAGAACTTCAGGAGAATAAAGAAACATTAAAAAGGGATATTCTTGTCGCCACCCGCAAGGCCTTAAGGTACCTGAGGGGAGAAAATTCACCCGCAAAACAGGAATTGATCCAGTTTATAGATAAATATACCGAAGAGGTGCGGCCGCAATACAGTAGCCATTTGCAGAGTGCTTCAGAGTATAATGCGCTTAATGTAGCACCTGTTCCCCCTACTTATGATGAAGATTCTAAAGAAGTAGACGCCCGCCTTGTTCTAAGAGAGAATTTTGACCGCATTTTCAATAAATATCCCGAAGCTCTCATTTTTGGTGAAGACACAGGAGAAATTGGAGATGTAAACCAGGGGCTGGAAGGGCTTCAGGAGAAATACGGAGAACTGCGCGTCGCCGACACCGGAATTAGGGAAGCTACCATTCTTGGCCAGGGAATAGGAATGGCCATGCGTGGCTTAAGACCAATTGCCGAAATTCAATACCTTGATTACCTGCTTTACGCACTCCAGATAATGAGTGACGACCTCGCTACCCTGCAATACAGAACGCGTGGAAAACAGAAAGCTCCGCTAATTATCAGGACCAGGGGCCATCGCCTGGAAGGTATATGGCACAGTGGTTCGCCCATGGGCGGGATCCTGAACCTCATTCGTGGGATTCACGTCCTGGTGCCCCGCAATATGACTAAAGCAGCCGGCTTTTACAACACTTTGCTCGAAAGCGATGAACCTGCACTTATTATAGAGTCTCTTAACGGCTACCGCTTAAAGGAAAAAATGCCGAACAACCTGGGGGAATTCAAGACACCGCTGGGAGTAGTCGAAACTTTAAGGGAAGGAAGCGATATTAGCCTCGTTTCTTACGGCTCAACTTTAAGGCTGGTAGAACAGGCAGCTAAAGAACTACAGGAAGTTGGGATAGAGGCCGAAGTTATTGATGTGCAGACTTTACTGCCTTTTGACCTAAACCACGATATTGTAAAGAGCGTTGCCAAAACCAACCGCCTGCTGGTGATAGACGAGGATGTTCCGGGAGGGGCCTCCGCCTTTATCCTTCAAAAGGTCATGGAAGAACAGGATGCCTGGAGGCATCTTGACAGTAAGCCGCAAACGCTTACGGCTAAAGATCATCGCCCGGCTTATGGAACCGATGGAGATTATTTCTCAAAGCCTTCCGTAGAAGACATTTTTGAGAAGGTATACAACATCATGAACGAAGCCGATCCTAATAATTTCCCGCAGTTGAAATAG
- a CDS encoding TIGR00730 family Rossman fold protein, with amino-acid sequence MRTETRNKSWNEIKTNDSWAIFKIMGEFVNGYEKLSQIGPCVSIFGSARTKPDHKFYKLTEEVAKKIVEHGYGIITGGGPGVMEAGNKGAHLAGGTSVGLNIHLPFEQHDNPYIDNDKNINFDYFFVRKVMFVKYSQGFVVMPGGFGTLDELFEAITLIQTNKIDKFPIILVGRDFWGGLIDWVRTTLLDNFQNISSGDIDIIQVVDTADEVIEILDKFYEEYNLSPNF; translated from the coding sequence ATGAGAACAGAGACAAGAAATAAAAGCTGGAATGAAATAAAAACAAATGACTCCTGGGCCATTTTTAAGATCATGGGAGAATTTGTAAACGGATATGAGAAACTAAGCCAGATTGGCCCCTGTGTTTCTATTTTTGGATCGGCACGTACAAAACCCGATCACAAATTTTACAAGTTAACCGAGGAAGTAGCCAAAAAAATCGTAGAACATGGCTATGGGATTATCACCGGGGGTGGCCCCGGAGTAATGGAAGCAGGTAATAAAGGCGCCCATCTGGCCGGCGGAACTTCTGTAGGCCTCAACATTCACCTGCCATTTGAACAACACGACAATCCATATATAGATAATGACAAAAACATCAATTTTGATTACTTCTTTGTAAGAAAAGTGATGTTTGTAAAATATTCGCAGGGCTTTGTAGTAATGCCCGGCGGATTTGGCACTTTAGACGAGTTATTTGAAGCCATCACCCTTATACAGACCAACAAGATCGATAAATTCCCCATTATTTTGGTGGGAAGAGACTTTTGGGGAGGTTTAATAGACTGGGTGCGGACTACGCTCTTGGATAACTTCCAAAATATTAGCAGTGGGGATATTGACATCATTCAGGTAGTAGACACTGCCGATGAAGTCATTGAAATACTCGATAAGTTCTATGAAGAATACAATTTGAGTCCGAATTTCTAA